A DNA window from Candidatus Protochlamydia naegleriophila contains the following coding sequences:
- a CDS encoding DUF1796 family putative cysteine peptidase, which translates to MFKKAFLSLTFAFLILFYAEAKAELHETESYDQIISLGYSCQVAFQLEHNGVRTLAHPFDWFHTPIESLLKFIVNEGKNFFDLDKIYVMGAYPGDPARLQVYDTVYGIISYHDFLSFPHLSNYAEIKAKYDKRIKRFFNLLQSNQRVLFVRQDVSKEQAEYLDEVLHSTYPNLSYTLIAINNTEEYKTPWNSPRIENFYMEWIGDWRGNFLRWQDILSQFKINRPSARPTEEIW; encoded by the coding sequence ATGTTTAAAAAAGCCTTTCTTTCTTTGACCTTTGCTTTCCTGATCCTATTCTATGCTGAAGCAAAAGCGGAGTTGCATGAAACAGAATCGTATGACCAAATCATCAGCCTTGGGTACAGCTGCCAGGTTGCTTTTCAGTTAGAACATAACGGCGTTCGAACGTTAGCTCATCCCTTTGACTGGTTTCATACACCTATTGAGAGCTTACTAAAGTTCATAGTGAATGAAGGGAAAAATTTCTTTGATTTAGATAAAATTTACGTCATGGGGGCCTATCCAGGTGATCCCGCCCGCCTTCAGGTGTACGACACAGTCTATGGAATCATTTCTTACCATGATTTTTTAAGCTTTCCTCACCTTAGCAATTATGCTGAAATCAAGGCTAAGTATGACAAGCGCATTAAAAGATTTTTTAATCTCTTACAATCCAATCAACGCGTATTATTCGTTCGTCAAGACGTATCAAAAGAACAAGCCGAATATTTAGATGAAGTTCTCCATAGTACCTATCCCAACCTCTCTTACACTCTCATTGCAATTAACAATACAGAAGAGTACAAAACTCCTTGGAACTCGCCTCGCATTGAAAACTTTTATATGGAATGGATAGGCGACTGGAGAGGCAATTTTTTAAGATGGCAGGACATTTTAAGCCAGTTTAAGATTAATCGCCCATCTGCCCGTCCAACCGAAGAAATCTGGTAA
- a CDS encoding DUF1796 family putative cysteine peptidase has translation MKRHRLHGNGTGTMLKTSVTSFIFALLIICCAHAKMETYDQAVGLGFNCQVAHQLEHNKVRFFAYPFDWCQTPFDSLLAFIANEGKDFLEWGNIYALKPHHGDPTHLEVVDLVYGITTFHDFLTSPHLGNYVQVKSKYDKRTKRFFDLLKSNQRVLFIRQDLSKEQAEYLDEVLHSTYPNLNYTLLVINATEEYKPSWGLPRIANFYMEPVADWTGNYSRWTEILSQFSVARFNHRPLEEVW, from the coding sequence ATGAAACGTCATAGACTCCACGGAAACGGGACAGGAACCATGCTAAAAACAAGCGTCACATCGTTCATTTTTGCACTACTTATCATCTGTTGCGCTCATGCAAAAATGGAGACTTATGATCAGGCCGTCGGCTTGGGTTTCAATTGCCAGGTCGCACATCAATTAGAGCACAACAAGGTTCGCTTTTTTGCCTATCCTTTTGATTGGTGCCAAACCCCTTTTGATAGCCTGCTAGCCTTTATTGCTAATGAAGGCAAAGATTTCTTAGAGTGGGGCAACATTTACGCATTAAAGCCTCATCACGGAGATCCCACCCACCTTGAAGTCGTTGATTTAGTATATGGGATCACGACTTTTCACGATTTTTTAACCTCTCCTCATCTTGGAAACTATGTTCAGGTTAAATCCAAGTATGACAAACGAACAAAGAGGTTCTTCGATTTATTAAAATCAAACCAGCGAGTTTTATTTATTCGGCAAGATTTATCAAAAGAACAGGCTGAATATTTAGATGAGGTCCTTCATAGTACCTATCCAAATCTGAATTATACCTTACTCGTCATCAATGCTACGGAGGAATACAAGCCCTCTTGGGGCTTGCCTCGCATTGCCAATTTTTATATGGAACCTGTAGCTGACTGGACTGGCAATTATTCAAGATGGACAGAAATTTTAAGCCAGTTTTCAGTGGCTCGCTTTAATCATAGACCACTTGAAGAAGTCTGGTAA
- the acs gene encoding acetate--CoA ligase: MLCFATEAAAAESLTSEEFKKAANIQSFELFEEANQNKEAFWEKQAYTLHWFHPWNQVLEWNPPHVQWFLGGKLNACYNCLDIHMETPTRYKIALLWEGERGEKRSFTYGELYAAVNQFSHALKSLGVQKGDRVAIYLPTIPEAVIAMLACARIGAIHVVIFGGFSSDALKERILDAEAKLVITADGGIRKGGIVALKPAVDQVASECPCIERVVVVKRTDQPVEMLTGRDYWYHELVEKAPTYYPPEEMDAEDTLFILYTSGTTGKPKGIIHTTGGYMVGVKTTMRWVFDVKPTDVYWCTADVGWITGHSYVVYGPLSNGMTQLIYEGSLDWPEKNRAWQLIESYGVTTLYTAPTLIRTFMKWGEKWLETFNLSSLRLLGSVGEPINVDAWMWYYKYVGQDKCPIVDTWWQTETGSILIAPIPGLTPLKPGSATCPLPGIEAAILNENQADDSKGSLVICSPWPSMLRGIYNNPKRYEEIYWKKGNGYYYFTGDSARTDQNGYFWLLGRMDDVINVSGHRLGSIEIESALMDYPGVAEAAVIAISHPIKGQAIAVFAALKEGIIPEDTLIDRLKQHVVKKIGGIARPEKIVFVRDLPKTRSGKVMRRLLRDIAEERVLGDTTTLVDPLLLEELKKEYEEED, from the coding sequence ATGCTCTGTTTTGCAACTGAAGCTGCGGCAGCCGAATCGCTCACTTCGGAAGAGTTTAAGAAAGCAGCTAACATCCAATCGTTTGAACTTTTTGAAGAAGCAAACCAGAACAAAGAAGCTTTTTGGGAAAAGCAGGCTTATACTTTGCATTGGTTTCATCCTTGGAATCAGGTTTTAGAATGGAATCCGCCTCACGTACAGTGGTTTTTAGGCGGCAAACTGAATGCGTGTTATAATTGCCTGGACATCCATATGGAGACGCCAACGAGGTATAAAATCGCCTTGTTATGGGAAGGTGAGCGAGGGGAAAAAAGAAGTTTTACCTATGGTGAATTATATGCAGCAGTTAATCAGTTCAGCCATGCCTTAAAATCGCTTGGAGTACAGAAAGGGGATAGGGTGGCCATTTATCTGCCAACGATTCCTGAGGCGGTTATAGCCATGCTGGCTTGCGCCCGCATTGGTGCCATTCATGTCGTTATTTTTGGCGGATTTTCTTCAGATGCATTAAAGGAGCGCATTTTGGATGCTGAAGCGAAGCTCGTTATAACGGCCGATGGAGGGATTCGCAAAGGGGGGATAGTGGCTTTAAAACCGGCCGTTGATCAAGTGGCAAGTGAATGTCCCTGCATAGAACGGGTTGTTGTTGTGAAGCGCACCGATCAACCAGTTGAGATGCTGACGGGACGTGATTATTGGTATCATGAGCTAGTCGAGAAGGCTCCCACGTATTATCCACCCGAGGAAATGGATGCTGAAGATACTCTATTTATTCTTTATACATCTGGCACGACTGGGAAGCCAAAGGGAATTATTCATACGACTGGCGGTTATATGGTTGGTGTCAAAACCACAATGCGGTGGGTATTCGATGTTAAACCGACAGATGTTTATTGGTGTACGGCTGATGTTGGCTGGATTACAGGGCATAGCTATGTTGTGTATGGGCCGCTTTCGAATGGAATGACTCAATTAATTTATGAGGGTTCGTTAGATTGGCCAGAAAAAAATCGTGCGTGGCAGCTAATTGAGAGCTATGGCGTGACGACGCTTTATACTGCGCCTACGTTGATTCGGACGTTTATGAAATGGGGAGAAAAATGGTTAGAGACATTCAATCTATCTTCCTTGCGATTGTTGGGATCAGTTGGTGAACCCATTAATGTGGACGCATGGATGTGGTATTATAAGTATGTTGGACAAGACAAGTGTCCCATTGTAGATACATGGTGGCAAACTGAAACAGGCAGCATTCTCATTGCCCCTATTCCAGGTTTAACCCCGCTTAAACCGGGTAGTGCGACCTGCCCTCTTCCTGGAATTGAAGCGGCCATTTTAAATGAAAATCAAGCGGATGATTCCAAGGGCTCTCTCGTTATCTGCTCTCCATGGCCTTCTATGCTACGCGGGATTTATAACAACCCTAAACGATACGAAGAGATCTACTGGAAAAAAGGTAATGGATATTACTACTTTACAGGGGATAGTGCAAGAACAGATCAAAATGGTTATTTTTGGCTTCTCGGTCGCATGGATGATGTGATCAATGTCTCTGGACACCGCCTAGGCAGTATAGAAATTGAAAGTGCCTTGATGGATTACCCGGGCGTGGCAGAGGCAGCTGTCATTGCAATTAGCCATCCTATTAAAGGACAGGCGATTGCGGTTTTTGCAGCGCTGAAAGAAGGGATTATTCCAGAAGACACCCTCATCGATCGCTTAAAGCAACACGTTGTTAAAAAGATTGGGGGCATTGCGAGGCCTGAAAAAATTGTTTTTGTCCGGGATCTCCCCAAAACGCGCAGTGGTAAGGTGATGCGACGTTTGCTGCGCGATATTGCTGAAGAGCGTGTTTTGGGTGATACAACGACCTTGGTCGATCCTTTACTTCTTGAAGAGCTCAAAAAGGAGTATGAAGAAGAAGATTAA